A portion of the Coriobacteriia bacterium genome contains these proteins:
- a CDS encoding 30S ribosomal protein S16 has product MEGEVLVVIRLARHGAHKAPFYRIVVADQRKKRDGRIIEQVGTYDPAGDPSIIDLDVAKVDEWIAKGAQPSDRVAKIIASVKNEPLPEKLAQRIANKTEANRIAAEEAAKKAAEEAARKAAEEAAAAAEAEAEEGESEEAGEE; this is encoded by the coding sequence ATTGAAGGAGAAGTTTTGGTAGTCATCCGTCTGGCACGTCATGGTGCCCACAAAGCCCCGTTCTATCGCATCGTGGTCGCCGATCAGCGCAAGAAGCGCGACGGTCGTATCATCGAGCAGGTCGGCACCTACGACCCCGCGGGGGATCCTTCGATCATCGATCTCGATGTCGCCAAGGTCGATGAGTGGATTGCCAAGGGCGCTCAGCCGTCCGACCGCGTTGCCAAGATCATCGCGAGCGTGAAGAACGAGCCGCTGCCCGAGAAGCTCGCTCAGCGTATCGCCAACAAGACCGAGGCCAATCGCATCGCCGCCGAGGAAGCCGCCAAGAAGGCCGCCGAGGAGGCAGCTCGCAAGGCAGCCGAGGAAGCCGCCGCTGCAGCTGAGGCCGAGGCCGAAGAGGGCGAGTCCGAAGAGGCCGGAGAAGAGTAG
- a CDS encoding proline--tRNA ligase has protein sequence MRMSKTYCPTLKEDPAGADIASHKLLLRAGMIRQMGSGTYTFLPLGMTVLNKVQDIVREEMNATGAQEILMPILQPAELWHESGRWDDYGPELMRVTDRHERELCLGPTHEELITDLVRDELRSYKDLPCTLWQMQVKFRDEMRPRFGLFRTREFVMKDAYSFNADEESLDESYRDMEVAYARVCERLGLEYRMVEADSGQIGGSETCEFMALADAGESDLVHCTCGFAADAEAANVGVTMALGEERALEKIETPGVHTIGDLAGFLDVPENATVKALSGTGADGKIYALFIPGDHELNDIKAEKAIEGWRLLTDEEMLEAGLHKGSMGPVDLPEGVVCICDAALEGTHAWAVGANEDGYHFLGAEPGRDFTPDAWIDLVLAEPGDLCPVCGKVLSGSRGIEVSQVFKLGTKYSEAMNATYMDADGVEKPYVMGCYGIGVTRSMAAVVEQRNDENGMYWPVSIAPAQVCVIPLQMGDDLVEPLASKLADELEAAGIEVALDDRDERAGVKFADADLIGWPYQLIIGKRGAQNDIVEFKDRATGEKVELDTSEAVSHIIRTVHDALAALEPVTTSM, from the coding sequence ATGCGTATGAGCAAGACCTATTGTCCGACATTGAAGGAAGATCCTGCCGGAGCGGATATCGCAAGCCACAAGCTGCTGCTCCGCGCGGGCATGATTCGTCAGATGGGATCGGGCACCTACACCTTCTTGCCACTAGGAATGACCGTGCTCAACAAGGTGCAGGACATCGTGCGCGAGGAGATGAACGCGACCGGCGCCCAGGAGATCCTCATGCCCATCTTGCAGCCTGCCGAGCTCTGGCACGAGTCGGGGCGCTGGGATGATTACGGTCCCGAGCTCATGCGCGTTACCGACCGCCACGAGCGCGAACTGTGTCTGGGCCCCACCCACGAGGAGCTCATCACCGACCTCGTGCGCGACGAGCTGCGTAGCTACAAGGACCTTCCTTGCACGCTGTGGCAGATGCAGGTGAAGTTCCGCGACGAGATGCGTCCGCGCTTCGGCCTGTTCAGGACGCGCGAGTTCGTGATGAAGGACGCGTACAGCTTCAACGCCGACGAAGAATCGCTTGACGAGAGCTATCGCGATATGGAGGTCGCCTACGCGCGTGTCTGCGAGCGGCTCGGCCTCGAGTATCGCATGGTCGAGGCCGATTCTGGCCAGATCGGCGGCTCGGAGACCTGCGAATTCATGGCGCTGGCCGATGCCGGCGAGTCCGACCTCGTGCATTGCACCTGCGGATTCGCGGCAGACGCCGAGGCGGCAAACGTGGGCGTGACGATGGCGCTCGGCGAGGAGCGCGCACTCGAGAAGATCGAGACGCCAGGCGTGCATACCATCGGCGATCTTGCGGGCTTCCTCGACGTGCCCGAGAACGCGACCGTCAAGGCCCTATCGGGCACCGGTGCCGACGGCAAGATCTATGCCCTGTTCATCCCCGGTGACCACGAGCTCAACGACATCAAGGCCGAGAAGGCCATCGAGGGCTGGCGTCTGCTCACGGACGAGGAGATGCTCGAAGCGGGCTTGCACAAGGGCTCGATGGGTCCCGTCGATTTGCCGGAAGGCGTTGTCTGCATCTGCGATGCCGCGCTCGAAGGCACGCATGCCTGGGCCGTCGGTGCCAACGAGGATGGCTACCACTTCCTGGGTGCCGAGCCCGGTCGTGACTTCACGCCGGATGCGTGGATCGATCTCGTGCTCGCCGAGCCGGGCGACCTGTGTCCTGTCTGTGGCAAAGTCCTCTCGGGTTCGCGTGGCATCGAGGTGAGCCAGGTCTTCAAACTTGGCACGAAGTACTCCGAGGCCATGAACGCCACGTACATGGATGCCGATGGTGTCGAGAAACCCTACGTCATGGGCTGCTATGGCATTGGCGTGACACGCTCGATGGCGGCTGTCGTCGAGCAGCGCAACGACGAGAACGGCATGTATTGGCCCGTGAGCATCGCGCCTGCGCAGGTATGCGTCATTCCCCTCCAGATGGGCGATGACCTCGTCGAGCCCCTTGCGTCCAAGCTCGCCGACGAACTCGAGGCCGCGGGCATCGAGGTCGCCCTTGACGACCGTGACGAGCGCGCCGGCGTCAAGTTCGCCGATGCCGACCTTATCGGCTGGCCATATCAGCTGATCATTGGCAAACGTGGTGCGCAAAACGATATCGTGGAGTTCAAGGACCGCGCGACGGGCGAGAAGGTCGAGCTCGATACGAGCGAGGCCGTCTCGCACATCATACGCACGGTGCACGATGCGCTTGCCGCTCTCGAGCCCGTGACCACCTCGATGTAG
- a CDS encoding aspartate--tRNA ligase: MHTHTCGELRRKDIGQTVTLTGWVARRRDHGGLIFVDLRDRTGITQVVFDPDTAKDCFELGERMRPEWAIEVTGFVRERPEDTANPDLPTGEIDVVVNECTILNESATPPFPLDDDIDTDELTRMKWRYLDMRRTPVADALRLRDTVTWSIRNALHERLFIEVETPILGKSTPEGARDFIVPSRTNPGHFYALPQSPQLFKQLTQIGGIERYYQVARCFRDEDLRADRQPEFTQVDIEMSFVTEDDVMNMMEDVLAEVFKAVGIDDVSFPLDRVPYAEAMARYGTDRPDRRFGMELIDISDIVKDCGFKVFSGALANGGVVKAINAKGAGDWPRAQIDKLGDLALEWGAKGMAWIQFRSEGKVNSPITKFFSDDEIEAIKTALDVEPGDLVMLGADSATVVNEVLGNMRLHMAHAMNLIEPGTHDLCWVVNFPMFRYDEDEKRYAAEHHPFTRVRDEDLDKIESDPLACGSYSYDIVMDGFEMGGGTIRIHQPELQRRILRQIGMTDEQIDEQFGFLITALGFGAPPHGGIALGLDRLVMLIGGYASIRDVIAFPKTSSGADPMTGAPGEVSRRQLKEANISINL; the protein is encoded by the coding sequence ATGCACACGCACACCTGCGGCGAGCTGCGCCGCAAGGACATCGGCCAGACGGTGACGCTTACCGGCTGGGTCGCCCGCAGGCGTGACCACGGCGGCCTCATCTTCGTCGATTTGCGCGATCGCACGGGCATTACGCAGGTCGTCTTCGATCCCGATACCGCCAAGGATTGCTTCGAGCTGGGCGAGAGGATGCGTCCCGAGTGGGCCATCGAGGTTACCGGCTTCGTGCGCGAGCGTCCCGAAGACACCGCCAACCCCGACCTGCCCACGGGCGAGATCGACGTGGTCGTGAACGAGTGCACGATCCTCAACGAGTCCGCCACACCACCCTTCCCGCTTGATGACGATATCGACACCGACGAGCTCACGCGCATGAAGTGGCGCTATCTCGACATGCGCCGTACGCCCGTGGCCGATGCCTTGCGTCTGCGCGACACCGTCACCTGGTCGATTCGCAATGCCCTGCACGAGCGCCTCTTCATCGAGGTCGAGACCCCCATTCTGGGCAAGTCCACCCCCGAGGGCGCCCGCGACTTCATCGTGCCGTCCCGCACCAATCCCGGTCACTTCTACGCGCTTCCGCAATCGCCGCAGCTCTTCAAGCAGCTCACGCAGATTGGCGGCATCGAGCGCTATTACCAGGTCGCGCGTTGCTTCCGCGACGAGGACCTGCGCGCCGATCGTCAGCCCGAGTTCACGCAGGTCGACATCGAGATGTCCTTCGTCACCGAAGACGACGTCATGAACATGATGGAAGACGTGCTCGCCGAGGTCTTCAAGGCCGTCGGCATCGACGACGTGAGCTTCCCGCTCGACCGCGTGCCCTACGCCGAGGCCATGGCCCGCTATGGCACCGACCGCCCGGACCGCCGTTTTGGCATGGAGCTCATCGATATCTCCGATATCGTCAAGGACTGCGGCTTCAAGGTCTTCTCCGGCGCGCTTGCCAATGGCGGCGTCGTCAAGGCCATCAACGCCAAGGGTGCGGGCGATTGGCCGCGTGCACAAATCGACAAGCTGGGCGACCTGGCGCTCGAGTGGGGTGCCAAGGGTATGGCCTGGATCCAGTTCCGCAGCGAGGGCAAGGTCAATAGCCCCATCACCAAGTTCTTCAGCGACGATGAAATCGAGGCGATCAAGACGGCGCTCGACGTCGAGCCGGGCGACCTCGTCATGCTCGGTGCCGACAGCGCGACCGTCGTCAACGAGGTCCTGGGCAACATGCGCCTGCACATGGCACATGCCATGAACCTCATCGAGCCAGGCACGCATGACCTGTGCTGGGTCGTGAACTTCCCGATGTTCCGCTACGACGAGGACGAGAAGCGCTATGCCGCCGAGCACCATCCGTTCACGCGCGTGCGCGACGAGGACCTCGACAAGATCGAGAGCGATCCGCTTGCCTGCGGCAGCTACTCCTACGACATCGTCATGGACGGCTTCGAGATGGGTGGCGGTACCATTCGTATCCACCAGCCCGAGCTGCAACGCCGCATTCTGCGTCAGATCGGCATGACCGACGAGCAGATCGACGAGCAGTTCGGCTTCCTCATCACCGCACTCGGCTTTGGCGCACCGCCTCATGGCGGCATCGCGCTCGGCCTGGACCGTCTGGTCATGCTCATCGGCGGCTATGCGTCCATCCGCGATGTCATCGCCTTCCCCAAGACGAGTTCGGGTGCCGATCCGATGACGGGCGCACCCGGCGAGGTGAGCCGTCGCCAGCTCAAGGAAGCCAACATCAGCATCAATCTCTAG
- a CDS encoding histidine--tRNA ligase, translating to MRYKAPKGTQDLIFDRAGAWLEFVARANEVFSAYGYEPIQTPVFESTELFTRSVGETSDVASKELFSVRSMGAMQAMREGTTLKSDQVLSLRPEGTAGVVRAIAEHALVPQGAAPAKLWYAGPMFRAERPQKGRYREFRQVGVECLGATEPIADAEMIIMCMRFFAALGIPAEQMTLLINSMGDESCRPAYTQAARDYEAEHAEELCDECKRRIDANPLRSFDCKNEACKRVMDDAPRFSDYLCESCSDRFEQVKSCLNAAGISYMEDPRLVRGFDYYTGTVFEVQVTAGLGTQTAIGGGGHYDKLMGEISGKDLPGLGFAVGFERILLVLEELGIDLAPESRPFVYVALADAALAEDAFAIVQALRDAGIAAQMDMQGRSLKSQFKVAGKTQAAYVLVIGPDELASGTCTARNMNTHEETSVSLDTIAEDMARLL from the coding sequence ATGCGATACAAGGCACCGAAAGGCACTCAGGATCTTATCTTCGACCGCGCAGGTGCGTGGCTCGAGTTCGTCGCTCGTGCGAACGAGGTGTTTTCCGCTTATGGCTACGAGCCCATCCAGACGCCGGTTTTCGAGAGCACCGAGCTCTTCACGCGCAGCGTGGGAGAGACGAGTGACGTTGCCAGCAAGGAGCTCTTCTCGGTACGGTCGATGGGGGCCATGCAGGCAATGCGCGAGGGTACCACGCTCAAGAGCGACCAGGTCCTCTCGCTGCGCCCCGAGGGCACGGCGGGTGTCGTGCGCGCCATCGCCGAGCACGCCCTCGTGCCGCAAGGTGCGGCTCCGGCAAAGCTCTGGTACGCAGGCCCCATGTTTCGCGCCGAGCGCCCGCAGAAGGGTCGCTATCGCGAGTTCAGACAGGTGGGCGTCGAGTGCCTTGGCGCCACCGAGCCAATTGCCGATGCCGAGATGATCATCATGTGCATGCGCTTTTTCGCCGCGCTCGGCATACCCGCCGAGCAGATGACGCTGCTCATCAACTCGATGGGTGACGAATCGTGCCGTCCGGCCTACACGCAGGCGGCACGCGATTACGAGGCCGAGCACGCCGAAGAGCTCTGCGATGAGTGCAAGCGCCGTATCGACGCCAATCCGCTGCGCTCCTTCGACTGCAAGAACGAGGCGTGCAAGCGCGTCATGGACGATGCCCCGCGCTTTTCGGACTACCTGTGCGAAAGCTGCTCCGATCGCTTCGAGCAGGTCAAATCGTGCTTGAACGCCGCCGGTATCTCGTACATGGAAGATCCCCGTCTCGTCCGTGGCTTCGATTATTACACGGGCACCGTCTTCGAGGTGCAGGTCACGGCTGGTCTGGGAACGCAGACTGCCATCGGTGGCGGTGGTCACTATGACAAGCTCATGGGCGAGATCTCGGGCAAGGACTTGCCGGGCCTCGGCTTTGCCGTTGGCTTCGAGCGCATCCTGCTCGTACTCGAGGAGCTCGGCATCGATCTTGCGCCCGAGAGTCGTCCCTTCGTCTACGTCGCGCTCGCAGATGCCGCACTTGCCGAGGACGCTTTCGCCATCGTGCAAGCGCTGCGTGATGCGGGCATCGCCGCGCAGATGGACATGCAGGGCCGCTCGCTCAAGTCGCAATTCAAGGTTGCCGGCAAGACACAGGCAGCTTACGTGCTTGTCATCGGCCCCGATGAGCTGGCTTCCGGTACGTGCACGGCACGCAACATGAACACGCACGAGGAGACGTCTGTGTCACTCGATACCATTGCCGAGGATATGGCGCGCTTGCTCTAG
- the rpmB gene encoding 50S ribosomal protein L28, which translates to MSKVCEVCGKHPAAGRNVSHSHRVTNRVFRPNIQKVTIKDAKGHVRKANVCTSCLKAGKVTRA; encoded by the coding sequence ATGTCGAAGGTATGCGAGGTCTGCGGAAAGCATCCGGCAGCAGGCCGCAATGTCAGCCACTCCCACCGTGTGACCAACAGGGTCTTTCGTCCCAACATCCAGAAGGTCACCATCAAGGACGCCAAGGGCCACGTTCGCAAGGCAAACGTCTGCACGAGCTGCTTGAAGGCCGGCAAGGTCACCCGCGCCTAG
- a CDS encoding integrase yields MTKAFSPEECFADERLDASAVCWACAFARHLSVERGLSDNTVRAYCIDIRSYLDWAARSGLDPLQVEYRRFRRYLVELNASGYTPKTVSRRLSAIRTFFKYLNVQNVTQFNPAAATSSPKLGRDLPRKTSDSDIERLLAVCEDDPVGLRDQAFLELLYASGARIAELARLELADVNFSDASIRLFGKGSKERIVPLYPIALEAVDRYVREGRPSLLGDARSNSLFVSTRGNAMSADSLRRVFKQRAAQAGLDPSLHPHDMRHAFATDLVEGGADLRSVQEMLGHASLSTTQVYTHLSLQHMKDVYKDAHPRS; encoded by the coding sequence ATGACGAAGGCCTTCTCTCCCGAGGAATGCTTCGCCGATGAGCGCCTCGACGCGAGCGCCGTGTGTTGGGCTTGCGCCTTTGCACGGCATCTCTCGGTCGAGCGGGGGCTTTCCGATAACACCGTGCGCGCGTACTGCATCGACATACGCAGCTACCTTGATTGGGCCGCACGTAGCGGACTCGACCCGCTCCAGGTGGAGTATCGACGGTTTCGCCGTTACCTCGTGGAGCTCAATGCCTCTGGCTATACCCCCAAGACGGTCTCTCGACGCCTTTCGGCTATACGCACCTTCTTCAAGTACCTGAACGTCCAGAATGTCACGCAGTTCAATCCCGCGGCAGCGACTTCGTCGCCCAAGTTGGGGCGCGACCTTCCGCGCAAGACGAGCGACTCCGACATCGAGCGATTGCTTGCCGTATGCGAAGACGATCCCGTTGGTTTGCGCGACCAAGCCTTTCTCGAACTGCTCTATGCGAGTGGTGCCCGTATCGCCGAACTTGCACGGCTCGAGCTCGCTGATGTCAATTTCTCGGATGCGAGCATCCGTCTCTTTGGCAAGGGCTCCAAGGAACGCATCGTCCCTCTGTATCCCATCGCGCTCGAAGCCGTGGACCGTTACGTGCGAGAGGGGCGTCCGTCTCTTCTGGGCGATGCGCGTAGCAACTCGCTCTTCGTCTCCACGCGCGGAAACGCGATGTCTGCCGACAGCCTGCGACGCGTTTTCAAGCAGCGGGCTGCTCAGGCGGGTCTTGACCCGAGTCTGCATCCCCATGACATGCGTCATGCCTTCGCGACGGATTTGGTCGAGGGCGGCGCCGACCTGCGCAGCGTGCAGGAGATGCTCGGGCATGCGAGCCTTTCGACGACGCAAGTCTACACGCACCTGTCGCTGCAGCACATGAAGGACGTCTACAAGGATGCCCACCCGAGGTCATAG
- the gid gene encoding methylenetetrahydrofolate--tRNA-(uracil(54)-C(5))-methyltransferase (FADH(2)-oxidizing) TrmFO (TrmFO; Gid; glucose-inhibited division protein; similar to GidA; the gene from Bacillus subtilis encodes a tRNA-methyltransferase that utilizes folate as the carbon donor and bound flavin as reductant; modifies tRNA at position 54 (uridine) of the T-psi loop to form a C5-methyluridine) has product MSFPTVTVIGAGLAGCEAALQLAARGVPVRLIEMRPEHSTPVHKTGNVAELVCSNSLKSVDPETAAGSLKYELSALGSRLLVCAYETRVAAGGALAVDRDEFSAAVQRLIDASPNIELVREECTIIPDGPAIIATGPLTADALAGQLTDELGSQGLAFYDAAAPIVEADSLDRSVIFAQSRYDKGDTADYLNAPMNREEYEAFVDELVNAGRVIEKDFERRELFAACQPVEEVARTGRDALSHGALKPVGLTDPRTGKRPWAAVQLRAENAAATAYNLVGFQTNLRFGEQERVFRMIPGLENAEFSRFGVMHRNTFVDTPHVLTKTLAIPSRPEVHLAGQLTGTEGYLEAVASGLFVALAVYAELAGLAEPVLPRESLFGCLLAYATDPGTADYQPMHVNYGIIDPIEPKIRNKRERKAAYAARAHAAIDDFVAGRPDLFDGAPQS; this is encoded by the coding sequence ATGAGCTTTCCAACAGTCACGGTCATCGGGGCAGGGCTCGCTGGTTGCGAGGCCGCGTTGCAGCTCGCTGCACGTGGAGTCCCCGTACGTCTTATCGAGATGCGCCCCGAGCATTCCACGCCCGTGCACAAGACGGGCAACGTCGCCGAGCTCGTCTGCTCGAACTCCCTCAAGAGCGTCGATCCCGAGACGGCGGCCGGTTCGCTCAAGTACGAGCTCTCCGCGCTTGGCTCCAGGCTCCTTGTCTGCGCCTATGAAACGCGCGTAGCCGCAGGCGGTGCGCTTGCAGTCGATCGCGACGAATTCTCCGCTGCCGTGCAGCGCCTGATCGACGCATCGCCCAACATTGAGCTCGTGCGCGAGGAGTGCACGATCATCCCCGATGGACCTGCTATCATCGCGACCGGCCCGCTCACGGCCGATGCGCTCGCGGGGCAACTTACCGACGAGCTCGGTTCGCAAGGTCTTGCGTTCTACGACGCGGCAGCCCCCATCGTCGAGGCGGACTCCCTTGACCGATCGGTTATCTTCGCCCAGTCACGCTATGACAAAGGTGACACGGCCGACTATCTCAACGCTCCGATGAATCGTGAGGAATACGAAGCCTTCGTTGACGAGCTCGTCAACGCGGGCCGCGTTATCGAAAAGGATTTCGAGCGTCGCGAGCTCTTCGCGGCGTGCCAGCCAGTCGAGGAAGTCGCGCGTACCGGGCGCGATGCGCTCTCGCATGGTGCACTCAAACCAGTTGGGCTTACCGATCCGCGTACGGGTAAGCGCCCCTGGGCTGCCGTGCAGCTGCGCGCCGAGAACGCCGCGGCGACGGCATACAACCTCGTTGGCTTCCAGACCAACCTGCGCTTTGGCGAACAGGAACGCGTCTTCAGGATGATTCCCGGCCTCGAGAACGCCGAGTTCTCGCGCTTCGGCGTCATGCATCGCAACACCTTTGTCGACACACCGCACGTGCTGACGAAGACGCTCGCCATCCCCTCGAGGCCCGAGGTGCATCTCGCGGGTCAACTCACGGGTACGGAAGGGTACCTCGAGGCCGTCGCCTCGGGGCTCTTCGTCGCGCTCGCCGTCTACGCCGAGCTCGCCGGCCTTGCCGAGCCCGTGCTGCCTCGCGAGAGCCTGTTCGGTTGTCTACTCGCGTACGCGACCGATCCTGGCACGGCAGATTACCAGCCCATGCATGTCAACTACGGCATCATCGATCCCATCGAACCCAAGATACGCAACAAGCGCGAGCGCAAAGCTGCCTATGCTGCGCGGGCGCATGCGGCCATCGACGATTTCGTCGCGGGGCGTCCCGACCTCTTCGATGGAGCACCGCAATCATGA
- the dprA gene encoding DNA-protecting protein DprA produces MDDACQLDGPRFEIDIASDEYPAILRDTPDPPRVLRGIGNPAALRPGIAIIGSRKATPYGLACAEAFASHIASRGIPIISGGAMGCDQCAHRMALDAGCPTVVVFGSGADVTYPKRGRELFQRVIDAQGAVISENPWGTQPLRPTFVRRNRIIAGLAALVLIVEAGLPSGTFSTADAALRANRDVAAVPGSITSPNSRGTNHLIAQGAYCIVDTETLDSAIELAWAHSMYELLSDRVAKGEGDACDDLIGDDPVLRALAAEALSAQQLAAYFDFSPGELSRRLAAYELDNLIQRGMDGRYQLVPRH; encoded by the coding sequence ATGGATGATGCATGCCAATTGGACGGCCCGCGATTCGAGATAGATATCGCCTCGGACGAGTATCCGGCCATACTACGCGATACGCCCGATCCGCCTCGTGTGCTTCGCGGTATCGGCAACCCAGCCGCCTTGCGTCCGGGCATCGCCATCATCGGCTCTCGCAAGGCGACGCCCTATGGCCTGGCCTGCGCCGAGGCCTTCGCTTCGCATATCGCCTCGCGCGGCATTCCCATCATCTCCGGTGGCGCCATGGGCTGCGACCAGTGTGCGCATCGCATGGCGCTCGATGCCGGTTGCCCGACGGTTGTCGTCTTTGGCTCGGGTGCTGACGTGACCTATCCCAAACGCGGCCGCGAATTGTTCCAACGTGTCATAGATGCCCAAGGTGCTGTCATATCCGAAAATCCCTGGGGTACCCAGCCCCTGCGTCCGACTTTCGTGCGACGCAACCGCATCATCGCGGGGCTTGCCGCGCTCGTGCTCATCGTGGAGGCTGGCCTTCCGAGCGGGACCTTTTCGACGGCGGATGCGGCTTTGCGCGCCAACCGCGACGTCGCGGCCGTGCCCGGCTCCATCACCTCGCCCAACTCGCGCGGTACCAACCATCTCATCGCCCAGGGCGCCTATTGCATCGTCGATACCGAGACCCTCGATTCCGCGATCGAGCTTGCCTGGGCCCATTCCATGTACGAGCTGCTTTCCGATAGGGTCGCGAAGGGGGAGGGGGACGCATGCGATGACCTCATCGGCGACGATCCCGTCCTGCGCGCACTTGCCGCCGAGGCGCTTTCCGCCCAGCAGCTCGCGGCCTACTTCGACTTCTCTCCCGGCGAGCTCTCGAGGCGGCTGGCCGCCTACGAGCTCGACAACCTCATCCAACGTGGCATGGACGGTCGCTACCAGCTCGTGCCACGGCACTAG
- a CDS encoding magnesium chelatase — protein sequence MSASRTVRACVPTCALYGVQAVPVTVEIEIGPGLPGWHIVGMADASVQEARLRVRSAVRAAGFDMPASHVVINLAPATVRKSGSGFDLPIAIAYLLATRQIDPACVEETLAVGELALDGAVRPVDGLLAYAIGAQRDQLRLLSASDATCMPKLGGLDHVCIDHLAQLRSASFSPPDTLEAGVGVEQLDYRDVVGQQFAVRALTIAAAGGHGALLIGPPGAGKSMLAKRLPSILPPLDEEERIETALIHSVAGLDLHTITSGVRPFRAPHHSATVASLVGGGSGNVRPGEVSLAHNGVLFLDEFAEFSNSALQALRQPIEDGRVVVSRVGSRAVFPARFQLIAASNPCPCGFLGDAAHACRCSENQVSHYQAKLGGPLKDRIDLICEVTRVDPTRVLESGKGTCSAQIAGEVRAARERASWRGERAESLGNVTPHEVIESCGLSTAGHKLIEDMARKHFLSGRGIVRILRVARTIADLDESESVREEHLLESCMYRVDNNLE from the coding sequence ATGAGTGCTTCTAGGACTGTGCGCGCCTGCGTTCCCACCTGCGCCCTCTATGGCGTCCAAGCCGTTCCCGTTACGGTCGAGATCGAGATCGGGCCGGGATTGCCTGGCTGGCACATCGTCGGCATGGCCGATGCGTCCGTGCAGGAGGCACGTCTGCGCGTGCGGAGTGCCGTAAGGGCAGCCGGTTTCGATATGCCGGCCAGTCACGTGGTCATCAACCTGGCTCCTGCCACCGTGCGCAAGAGCGGTTCCGGATTCGATTTGCCCATCGCGATCGCATATCTTCTTGCAACGCGACAGATTGATCCGGCTTGTGTCGAGGAGACCCTGGCCGTAGGAGAGCTTGCCCTTGATGGTGCCGTGCGCCCCGTTGACGGTCTGCTCGCATACGCCATCGGTGCTCAACGAGACCAGTTGCGCCTGCTATCCGCATCCGATGCGACGTGCATGCCAAAGCTCGGCGGGCTCGACCACGTATGCATCGATCATCTTGCCCAGCTGCGATCTGCGTCGTTCTCTCCTCCCGACACGCTTGAGGCTGGGGTAGGCGTCGAGCAACTCGATTATCGTGATGTCGTCGGCCAGCAATTCGCTGTGCGTGCTCTCACGATTGCGGCGGCAGGCGGGCACGGCGCTCTGCTCATTGGGCCTCCCGGTGCGGGCAAGAGCATGCTGGCAAAACGCTTGCCAAGCATACTTCCGCCGCTTGACGAGGAGGAGCGCATCGAGACGGCGCTCATTCACTCGGTCGCCGGCCTCGATCTGCATACCATTACGTCGGGCGTACGTCCCTTTCGCGCACCGCATCATTCGGCGACGGTCGCCTCGCTCGTCGGTGGCGGCTCAGGTAACGTGCGGCCAGGCGAAGTGTCGCTCGCCCATAACGGCGTGCTGTTCCTCGATGAGTTCGCCGAGTTTTCGAACAGTGCCTTGCAGGCCCTGCGTCAGCCCATCGAGGATGGCAGGGTTGTCGTGAGTAGGGTCGGTTCGCGTGCGGTCTTTCCCGCGCGCTTTCAGCTCATCGCCGCCTCCAATCCCTGTCCCTGCGGTTTTCTAGGTGATGCCGCGCACGCCTGCCGTTGCAGCGAAAACCAGGTGAGTCACTATCAGGCAAAACTGGGCGGTCCGCTCAAGGATCGTATCGACCTCATATGCGAGGTCACCCGTGTCGATCCCACACGCGTGTTGGAGAGCGGCAAGGGCACGTGCTCGGCGCAGATCGCCGGCGAGGTACGTGCGGCACGCGAGCGTGCGAGCTGGCGCGGGGAGCGTGCGGAGTCGCTTGGAAACGTCACGCCACATGAGGTGATCGAGTCATGCGGACTCAGCACTGCCGGTCACAAGCTCATCGAGGACATGGCGCGCAAGCACTTTCTCTCGGGGCGCGGCATCGTGCGTATCCTGCGCGTGGCGCGTACGATTGCCGACCTCGACGAGAGCGAGTCCGTTCGCGAGGAGCATCTGCTCGAGTCATGTATGTATCGTGTCGACAATAATCTGGAGTAG